The genomic segment CAAataagaattggataattatctgaaggcaaaaaatttgcagggctacagggaaaaaaaCAAGACTCTGGGACTAGGTAAACTGCGCTAgtagccagcatggacacaatggcccaaatggcctccacctgtgctgtaaccattctatgattctaacctGAATTTCCTGTACTGATGCAGGGAGTCACTAACTCTACATTCTCTTTAAAAGGGACTTCTCAATGTGGCTTCAGTTGAGGTAAGGACACTCAATAGGGTACCAGAAAATGCATAGCTAATTTATCAAGCTCCTCCTAAGggaataaaatccatctgccactgctcTCTAATCAGTACAGTATAAACACGTGTGAAGTATTTTTGGCCCTGCCTTGAGAGTTTTCAGGTGTCCAGTTTTCAGCCGTCCAGTGAGTTTCTATTGTGCTGCTGTATTCAAGTTACTGCTCACCAACGGTGCTATTTTAGATGCACACAATGCTAAAATCTAATTTAACTCCAGGCAGGTTGTCAGTTGCTGGCCTAAATGCAGCATTGATGCTTTTGTCCAAACACTTCTACACCACAGTGAAGACATGAATGAAGTGAAAATTCATCATGCCGAATCCCCCAGAAACCAAatgctgagacacacacagcTTTAAGTGTGTGCTGACAAGAGTgcttctcaccacacacacactaacaaataCAGAATATGTTTTAGGATTTCCCGAATGGGCTACTGGGAGCGGCTTCTCACCTCTCTCCAGGAATGAATAAGCTGGCATCTCGAAAATCCCTTTAGTGATGAAGAATTAAAGTCACTGCCTTGTCTCGGCACAAGATGTAATGAACTGCAGTACTGAGTAAATGAGCTAGGATCAggttctatctctgtaatctgctaTAAATACAAAAACAGATAGATTACACGCCACAGGTGTAGCAGCCAGGAGTCTGCAAACCAAGATCTTCTCTATACAGTATGAGTATTCCCTAGTCTTCAATAACATGTGATTATATTAAGGGCTTTTCCCTTTAAAGCCACGCTAATATCACATTCGCCATCTGTGCTTTATATAAGGCTTCCTATATAGTGAGTCTCAATTTACTTTTCACAAACCTGCTCAAAGGGTGAGGAAGGGAAGGTTGAAACACAAACTCACTAAAATATGTGCATGCATTTAGTAAATCAAGAGGGATTTAGGCACTGCATCTGCTCAGAGTGAGCAAGCCTGAGGGCCAGCCAGTCAGGAAAAGGCACAACAGTCCCCACACGACGAACATGTGGGGAGAATGCAGCGGTGAGCACAGTAAACAGGTCAGTTGGTTGGACAGTGTACTCCCACCAGGGGTCTGAAATCTGATTTCTGCTTTTTTCCCCCCTACTCCCAACTCCCGTCATCAAAATGAGAAAAATTGTCAATCTCATTTAGAGGAAGTTGAGGAAACACAGTCATTCCCATGTCTCGGCACAAGGTGTAATGAGCTGTATCTgattgtggctcagtggtagcactttcACTTCTATCaggaggttgtaggttcaagttcaACAACAGAGACTTGAGCCCATACTTTAGGTcaacactctagtgcagtactgagggagtgctgcctcaTTGGGAGTGGTGTCTTTTGGAAGAAACGTGAAAACAAGgctctgcctgccctctcaggtagacgtAAAAGATCCACTGTTTTCAAGAAGGCCATGGTGtcctcctggccaatattaaatTCTCAAcaagcatcactaaaacagattatctggttgtcatcacatggctgtttgtgagaccttgctgctGCCTCatatttcctatgttacaacagtgtcagtgactacacttctcaagtacttcactggctgtaaagcactttaggactaGATCAGGCTGCAAAGGGCAATATGGGCTTGCTAAACAGTAGATCTACATTGAAGACTAAATCCAACCAACAGTGCCCAATAATTGCTCAAGTTTACTCCACACTCTTAGAGAATCAATAATATTGCACCATAAAAGAGGATTTTTAAGCCTATTGTGCATGTGCTGTcaactctaatcccatttccaaATACTTAACCAGTTCCATTTAACTGTTTTGGTCTAATTTTCAACAATCATTTGTGGTAAAGCATTCCACAACATACAGAGCACTTAATGTGAAAATATGCTTCAGATATTCAATTTGGAGACTGGTTTAAACTGTAGTGGCCATTCACTTAAAGCAATGATTCAATACTTTTCTTAGCAGATTAAACTCTGTGGACCTggagtaactttgaaacatcccATCAGCTATTTCACTATGCTCAACACGCAATGACTTTGGGTCTCTCACATAGGGATCCACTGTACTTCCATGGTGCATCTAAGAGCAATGTGCCTTCCTTATGTCCACTCATTGTGCTCTGCATACTTTCCAGAATGCAGGACAATGAAAAAGGAATCACAATATGCGTCAAGAGGGAATTCCAATTCTATTTGTGGAAGGAACTCTGAGCAAGGTCTCAAGTCCAGTCCATGGTGGACACGATGAAGAAAGACCATCCTAGAGGGGCAGTGATCCAGGGCGGAGTCTTTGGCTGACAGGAAAGCAGTAAATTAAGTTAAAAGTTAAATGACTGCATGGATGTCAAATTTCAGACCTCATGGAGAAGGGTTTACTTCTGTGACTTAATTGTAAGACAGAAATATCCATCCTGATACCAGCCGGTTTCAGCTAATTTTCCCAAGAGTATTGGAAGTTCTGGGATAAATGGCAATGGATGGCGTCCTCCCTTGTCAATGTGGACATacttttctcttcaactcccacccAAAAAAAATTCATGTTGAGGTACAGATGTCAGTCATTTTCCAGGTGCACACTTTAGCAGGAACATCTCCAGACTGTCTGTTTGTGGGGATTTCTCAGCTGAATTGATGCCATAGATACCTGCAAACTGGAATTAAGGATAGTAATCTGGAGTAGGAAACTTCCTCTCCTCTAGCGCAGGAACACTGGGACCAATTATAGTTTCCTCACTGCCACCTAATTGACATCAGGTAAATACCCACAGATATCTTCCTATAGTTAACTCTATTTTACACCGGCAGTGGACTTAAAAATGAGACAAAGGGAGGGTCCAAAGTTCTCCTCTCTGTTAACAGAGCCACAGGGTGAATCTATTCCGTTTTGTGTTATATGGAAACTAATGGTGAGACCATTGGCGCCTGACCTACAGCATCTGGTGGGCTCTCTCCTGCTCAACAATAGAGCCATCACTGCAGAGAGAAAAAGCTCCTCATTTTGCTTTATTGCGATATATATTTTGTCTCAGTCCAGGCTTGAGGCCATCTGTGAGTTAGCAGAAATATCCCTCCAAACTATTCTGCTCCTCTGAAGAAGCAGGGGGTTTGAGGAAAGGGCAAAAAACACACAGCCACCCCTCTAGGAAATGGCAAAGCCCATTAAGAGATCTGGCTCTGTTCCGGCTTCACATGGACAAAGCTTCAGGTCTTGTCTACGATGGAAACAAGCACTCACTGCAAACAGACCTTCCCCTAGAGGTTTTACCAACAATCCTGAATACATCAGGCAAAATATACCCCTTTCATCTAGATGTTTCAAGAGCAACTCCCGGGACCTGCATCAATGCCAGAGCTGCTGCTGTTCAGGAAAGGTGATCTAACCTCAACTGTATTTCCCAATTAACTTGACAACCATTAAAGTACTTATGTAGAAAAAGTCAGCTTCTCTGTCACAGCAGATTAAGATTCTTGCCAGATCTCTCAGTCGCAGCCTGTTGTATGTGGCAGTTTGTCCCTTTGATTCTAAACAAACATTTCAGCCAATCAGCAACCTTTATTATTGAGAGCAGGAAGCCGCGTTATAATCCAACACCATGTGCTTCCTCTCACCAAGCTTGGCAGACAAAAACAGATGGTCTTTGGCTTCACTAAAGCATAAGCAACACTTTGCCAATGCAAATTAAAACGGGCAGAGATGCAAATGGCACAGCTCACTATAAAATGCAGACAAAGCACCCGTGTGTCTCGTGTGATTGGCTGGGACTGGGAGTCTTGCAGCTTCCGTCTAACCTAAAACTGGGACTTGACACAGCAACTGTCTGAAAAGCCATGAATTCCAAAGCCACTTAGAGATGATATCGTTTTTGAGTTTTTCTCCCCCACACAATAGAAGGGTGATAAACTCAGAGCTGTTCCATATTGCAGACAAAATAGACTAGGATAGGACAATATATAAGTTACTTGTGGAATGACAATACTCCTGGCAGCTTACATTAAAAACATTGGATGAAAACCTCCCTTTGCACTCCAAAGAGCAAATATTCCTGTTGTCCcagttttctgcctctctctcctgaacATAGCTCAACAATGCCAGTCAATATTCCTGGGACTATCTCGCCTCAGCAGGTGATTTTCATGCATTAGCCTGGACCATGAACATCAGCGAGTGATCTAGAGAAGCATCACAGCCTCGCTCAATCCAGTCCTCACGGGTCTCGGCCTCCATACAACTCACCAAATTAGTCTGAAGTCACTGGCATCAAGAAGGGGAGGGCTGGCTGGTTTCTGGTCCTTGCCCTATTTACTCCTCTATTGCTATCACATCTGAGCTAATTAAGCAATTAGCAGTGACAATAGGTTTGAATTCCAAAAAGGCTCAATTcagataaaaaaaaatctacatttAGAAACTACTGTGCAAGTGTGCACATCTCGATACGATTTTTGGTCATATTTATCACTAAAAATCTGTTATATAACATGAACTCCCCATGTAAACTGATCCTGATGCTGCTTTAGTTGCAGAATGGGATCATCAGGAGAATTGTAGCGCATGGCAGCCTATGAGAGCAATGCCACTAGAGAAATCCTCTTCGCACTAATTCACATTTAAATCTCGTACAAGCTCTTTAACCCAAGTGCTAACGTGGATGACCATATGAGAGTGCCCTTTGATATTGCAACCCTGATTCCTAATGGAGGGATATCAAGACGCTAGCTAAAGTAATACTATAACGGCACCATCCTTAAtatgggaagagagagatcacTTGGTACTTACCAGTCTGTGGCACATACTTCCCTTGGAAActtgaggcggggggggggggggggggggggggggggggggtggaattgctACAACAACACTGAAAATCTGGAGATGTTGCCTAATGCTACCTTTgatgaaacatttttattttgtattaGTTTTCAATTTTGTAAAACCAGTGGTAGTGAGTCTGCTTAACTGAATGAAAACTGTTGAGCTCTTGGTGAAAAATGCCACACTTTATGGCTAAAGTTCATGCTGAAAAAATAGAAACAGTCTACAGCTGCACTTTGTGTAGTTCCTTTGGAGAATATTCTCTCATATTTCTATAATTATTTCAATAATTTTATTCATAGATAATGCGAATTTCTCCCTTGAATCATTGGATGGTTATAGCAGagaaggcggccattcagcccatcaagaccATGCTGCTAGCCCATCCGCCTGCCCTTTGCTGCCATTTTTGTTTATTCATCCATGGAACGTGGGCACCactggccagcattcattgccaatcagagggcattttaagagtcaaccacatttaaCACTTTTAACACAGgttttaagagtcacatgtaggccagaccaagtaagggcagcagatttccttcccttcccccattattgaaccagatgggtttttatgtcaaacaacaatggtttcatggtcatcgtcagacctttaattccagttttttgttgaatttaaatttcaccatctgctgtggtggggtttgaactcggacccccagagcattaccctgggtctcttgattaccagtccagtaacaatactgCTACTCCACCAACTccccttcaggtgcttattcTCTTAATCAATCCCCTGGCATTTTCTCTGATTCCTTTGCTCTCTCCCCTAATGTAGCCAGAGACTCATGTGTTCTGTACATTGAGTGCTACTATCAGATAACTGAGCTCAAAGCCATCTGTGCCTGCCAACTCTGATTGATTGTGACACAGTCTAGCTCAAGGACAATGAAATTCATCAAGGACCCTCAATATCACTGCCAAGACAGGATCACCTGACTCAACAAAGACCAATGACATTTTGTGGAATCTTAATGGTTTCAAGGGCTCGAGTCTTGATCTATCAATTGGAGTTATTTTAATGggaaagtcttttttttaaaaaagcattcaaAGTCACTGAATTTTCCAAGCACAATTTGAAACTCTGTCATTCAGCTTTTTAGCCTCCACAGTCACTCACACGGTCCCCAGAAACTGACGTTGTACAGAACATAATTTGAGAGGAACGTAACTTTTTCAAATAAACTTCTCAAAATGTTAATTTGATTTTCAGATCACACACAGGTTGTCTTTAAAACAGACCACCCTGAATTGCAAAAAGGCGGTCTCAAATTTTCAAAATACAgcaagtcctcacttaaagttgtggctGTGTTCTTGACAATTGCGACTTTAAAtgaaacaactttaagtgaatcCTAGGTTCCCATAGGAGTCAATATTAAAGCCAGAATTTGGTTCCTTCAGACATTTCTCACCCAGAAAAACCAATGCAAAAGTTAACATATTGTATCATGCATTTGCAATACTGCGCATTTTTGGCTGGAacaacttgcaaaataaaatacatcACTAAATATAAAAGCAATACAATAtacaataaaataaaaacaagtgcactcacctccagtacAGTACTTTTAGGTTGACTAGGCTCCATCTAGTGGCAGAAGTTAGTCAGTGCCAGCAGCAGCTGAACTCCCAGGGCTATCTGTTCCAACCAACTTCTGCCACTAGATGGAGCCTGGGACAGGAGCCAGAAGAGGAGCAGCAAGAGGACTCATCCCTGGGACTAAGGTAAAATCAGTGGCCTGGAGGCCAGGTTGAGAGTCAacaaatgacatcctgtgtgactgtgataAAAGTAAatttccctccttgtccttcttggcatctgcagcatttgacacggttgaccacaccatcctcttccaatgCCTCTACATTACTGTCCAACTAGGTGGGGCTGTTCCCAccaggttccattcttatctatagTCACTTGCAATGGACTCTCTTCCTGTTCCAACACCATTACCTCTGGcgtccaaggatctatccttgggctTCCCCCGGCCCCCTCCATTCCTACCCGCTGCCCTTTGGTGACACTGTCCAAAGACACCACATTAGTTTTCACACGTACACCAATGACACCAGCtcaacctcaccaacaccacctctctcaactcctccactgttgtacAATTTTCAGACTGCTCATCCGACATTCAGTTCTGGTTGAGCAGAAAATTTTCTCCTATTAAAGATGGGAagcctgaagccattgttttcagttaaAATTCCGTACCCTAGCCACCAAATCCATCCAGTCTGTTCACAAGCTTGGTGTCCAGTTTGGTGCTGAGATGAGCTTTTGACcccatattcatgccatcactaagaccatctATTCGCTCCTCCATAACGTTGCCCAACTTCTCCCCGGTCTcggctcatctgctgttgaaactcccattcatgcctttgttacccctGGACTCAACAATTCCACTGTACTCCTGGCTCGTCTCCCACGTTACCCTCTGTAAAATTgagaccatccaaaactctgctgcccctatcTTAACTCAAAGCAGGTCCCTTTTTCCTATCACCGTGGTGTTCGCTGACCTACGTTGGCTtccggtcaagcaatgtcttgattttaaaattctcatccttgttttgaaatccttccatggctttgctcttccttatctctgtaatcttctcaaCCCTTCAAGATATCAGCACtcttaattctggccttttgtgcatccacAGTTATAGCTGTTCCACCagtgatggccatgccttcagtaaCCTAAGCCCCAGGCTCTGGAATTATTTCCTTACACCTCTCAGACCCTCTACcttgcttttctcctttaagacactccttaaagcctagttctttgaccaagcttttggtctaatatcaccttatgtggcttggtgtcatactttgttttataatgctcctgggaCGTTTCATtgctaaaggcgctatataaatatatgcTGCCATTGTTGttgactcagaaggttgtggatttaaGCCTCACTCCATGACTTAACACTCCAGTGCACTGttaaggaaatgctgcactgtcggaggagctGCCTTTCGATCAAGACATTAAAACGAGGCCTCATCTGTTTGTTCAGGTGGATATAAAGGAAAGCCTTGGCACTTTTCTAAAAAAGCAGGAAAGTTCTCTCTATGTACTGGCCAACACGCATCTTCCAGTCAATACCAACAAAAGGCAGATTATGTGGTCATTTATCCTGTAAGTTTAATTTGGGACTTTGCTGCATGTAAATTGTTATCTTAAAGGCAAACCTGATAACCAATGTATTTCAAAATGTAATTTACTGGCCATCAAGCATTTTGGAACATGCTGAAGATCTAACAGGCACTTTATGAATTCAAGCTCTTTACTTATGTATCAGTTTAGTTTGTGTATTAAAACTGTGCTGTTTAGGCCAGAATCACAAATGCCTGGGCTTCAATCAAGCATAGTGTtgccactgtgctgtggtcaggTTAGCTCAACATACAGCTTGTGCTGATCATTAACCTGTAAGTAAAATTtgcaatttctttaaaatgtctagggaatctgtaattgtttttagcaatgtttaaaaaggacttttaagagtttgcctCAATTGTAAAGCAATCAATTGTAAAGGAATCAATTGCAATTCTCTTGGAGAATAAGAAATATTGGTCCAAGTGGCCTGTCAGTTCTTGACCTGGAATCAGTGCCAACAggagagaagatacaaaaaagCCGTCAGCTAAAGGAGTCTCTGGAGAACCTGTGCCTTCAAGACTGCTGTGAACTTAGCTAAGGAGATTCTGCAAGAGTGTGCCATTCAAGTAACAATTGTCTCAGAAGAATATGGCTGCGATGAACGCAACTCAAGGACCAAACTGATTGAGTGGAAAAGTGAGAGATCCTACGTATCAAGGGGTTTAGTTAGAGAACTTTGGAACTTCACATGGTTACACatgtctgcagtgtgtgtgtgtgtttgtggttttgTAAGATATACCTTTGTTGTATCAACCGCTTAAGAGATATTTACCTTTTAATTTGAAATATCGTTTTACTGCTAATTCATGCTTAATTTATGTTGATTTGAATTAGTGTTAAAgtaagttacaaaaagtgaaatcttgttggtaattcctTCCTTGGGGAGGGTGTCATTTGGTAAATTTACTTTTGGGGGTTTACAGTTCCCTCACAGGGGTTGTAACAAGCTGAATTAGTATTCTTGTTACTGCAAGACAAACCGTAATGCATCAGGTATGAGTTTTGGTTCTTACCTGTCTGTACCACAGCGTTGGATCCATTCCCGAGTGTTTGCTCGACTCCAGACCTGGCTTTGCCTCACACAAGTCTCTCCCAAGGTGGCTCCCCTCAGTCAATTTCATTTTTAGTCCCTCAGCTTGCTGGGATTGCAGCTTGGAGGGATCATCTGCTTTTGCCATTATGGCATATTTCATGGAGTCCGTTGAGTCCTTGGGCTTGTTGGCCACTGGTTTTGCGAGGTCTGTCAAGCTGGGGGCTTTTGACAGTGTGGCTGAGACAGGAGATTTCTGTTTCCACTCTTCCCTTTCTCGCTCTTTAATGCCATGTTCTTGCTTCTTGTCAGCGTCATTGGTGTGTTTCCCACGGTTCTGCTCTTGTCTCTGCTTATGTTGTTCCTCACACAGTTTCTCATATTGCTGCCTGTACGCTGGATTTGTACTCATCACGTGACTGTGGTACCCTTGCTCACTGTACCCATACTGGGGCATATATGCATACTGACCATAATAGAGAGGTTGCATGTACATTTGAGGCCTTTGTTGGATCACCGAAGGATGGTGGCCTGAGCTGCCCATTTCAATCTTTTTCTCGTCTGCACTTTCAACTTTTACCCTcacctccacaccctcctcaTCTATCTCCTTCTTGATTTTGACTGAATGACTGACTGCCCCTGAACCACTACTGGTACCTCCGGGGCTCGAGTGGGCGTAGTTCGGAGAGTAGTAGGCATCATAGCCCTGATAGTAAGGAGAATGAGTTTCCTTATTTAAAGGTGGCTGAGTTCTTGAagaagaggatgaggaggaggaggaggaggaggaagaggaaaataATGCTTTCTTGGCACTTTCCTTAGCCATTTGGTCCGGAGATGATGTTTTGACTTTAGCCccttctcccttcccctctccatcTTCTCCAGCATCAGAGATATCAGAATATGCTGGACTATTGGTTTTGACCGAGGAGCTGTCAGCCCCGTTCTGTGTCACCACATGCAAGGGTATTATAGGCGTGACCAAGCCAGTGCCTTCTAGCCTGCTGGCTGTGCCTATGGATGGGCTCGGTGCGTTGTCGGTAAAGCTGTAGATTTTGTCCGCTTCAGCTTTGATACTTGCCAAGCGACTCTCATGCGATTCTGAAGAACCATTTAAGAGGCCCTCGCCTTTGGGTGCAGGATCTGCAGCAGAATCTCGGAAAGGGCTTTTACCATCCTCGGGTTTACCTCCTTTCCCCAGTGGCTTGGGGCTCGCTGCCTCCTTGGCATCCTTCCTCTTCTTCTCCTTTTTCTTCTTCTCTTTTaatggggtgagggctgggttcACTGTAGACGGCTCGCCCATGACAGTTGGCTTGGGTTGAATGGCTTTGAGTGGAGGGCTCTTGGACATTGCTTGGACCACAGTGGTGGCAAGGCTTGGTGCAGGCCCTGGGCCAGAAGCAGTAAAAGCAGCAGTGGGGAAACTGTATATCTGCGCTGGCATGGCAGGGACAATGGGCCTGGCTGATTTGGTTTTGAGAGGAAGCTTTTCTGATTTCGAGCTGCTCGATTTCTTGGCTTTATCCTTTTCCAAGGCCGATTTCTTTTCACTTGAATCATCTCCATCGTTGCCTGTATCATCACTTGGGCTGGCAACAGGGGGCCCTTCTTCTGAGCAGTCAATATTATACATCCCACCTGGCTCAGCATCAGCCTCTGGAGTGGCTTTCTTTTTACTGGAGCCCTTACCAGTACTGAGCTTGACAGCAGGGGAAGGGCTATGCGCCTCCATGCTGCCTTCCCTCCTCCCTTTTGGTGTGACCGAGCGAGCAGGGGACATGGAGCCCTTTGCCTGACAGAATGTGTGAGAGCTGGAGGAGCCATTGCAGCTGCTGGAATCCTGGCTCAGCAACGGGTGCTGGGCACAGTCCTCGCCATCAGAGTTCTTCTCCTCGCTGTCAATGTCCCCCTCAAGTTTACCATCGCTGTCTGTATGCGCGTGGGCCTGGTGGTACCGGAGGCCATTAATGTGCTTGTATTTCTTGTTGCAGTTAGGGTGTGGACAGTCGATGAGAACAGGGGATGGGCAGTTATGCTCAGGCGCCGGAGGCTCAGCTTTCAGCCCCATGACCGGAGTCGGAGTCGCTGTTCCGCGCGAGTTCGAGCGCATCCTTTTCCCTCCTTTTGAATCCTCGGAGCTCGAGGTCAAATCCAAATCTGGGGCAGGTTTATTTTTCCGTTTGCTTCCCGCTGAAGGACTTGCCTTGATGTCTTCAACTGTATTTGTTGGGGTGCGTCTGTCGGAGGAGTTCTGGCTGCCGCGACGCCCTTTGCTGCTTGCACATGCCCGGGTCTTGTTGACAACTTTGCTGTCTGGCACCGTGCTGGCCTCAATCACTGGAGTATTTGTGTTTGGGCGTGCTCGCTTTCCCCTCCCTCGATTGTTTCCTCTCATCTCGAGGTCACTCGTAGGCGATTCGCAAAACCTGGAGAAGGTAGATAAAAGTGGAGTGAGCAGAACAAAAGAGAGTGCTCTCTGGTTTCTCATTTAAATAATGTTAGGACCTGAGTTCATGAATAATAAAAGAGATCCAGTACCTGTGCGAACTATGACACCCAATCTGTACATGAGAAAACAAGGATATTAAAGCTTTCACAACAGATTCCAAGATACTCAGTACATGAAACACAGTGGAAGGGACTACACTTAGCATTGCAGTGA from the Carcharodon carcharias isolate sCarCar2 chromosome 32, sCarCar2.pri, whole genome shotgun sequence genome contains:
- the LOC121272004 gene encoding zinc finger protein 609-like isoform X2 yields the protein MSLSSSSSAGKGVDSNAVDAYDSGDEWDIGVGNLIIDLDADLEKDQQKMEMSGSKDGSIPVPSAVAALPENIKFVTPVQAPQAKESKSKAKRSKNAKDGGKSVSAASLYTVGESGNGKKDLQGRSGDLTNPSGLGSSNSTSKGSEKGPKTVRNGAGSKKEKEGGSSKSKKDKSESSGGVQPPPGNDPNAAQQLGLGSGSKGSSFECAQGTSCPDGTAGQVLDLGNAPVDSNTISNLLGIKNESEEVESECRPLKKIKTEKQMDSPASTPAPPPLHLLPPVNSGVASPVEQIMVRTRSIAVNTCDVGLATEPECLGPCEPGTSVNLEGIVWQETEDGVLVVNVTWRNKTYVGTLLDCTRHDWAPPRFCESPTSDLEMRGNNRGRGKRARPNTNTPVIEASTVPDSKVVNKTRACASSKGRRGSQNSSDRRTPTNTVEDIKASPSAGSKRKNKPAPDLDLTSSSEDSKGGKRMRSNSRGTATPTPVMGLKAEPPAPEHNCPSPVLIDCPHPNCNKKYKHINGLRYHQAHAHTDSDGKLEGDIDSEEKNSDGEDCAQHPLLSQDSSSCNGSSSSHTFCQAKGSMSPARSVTPKGRREGSMEAHSPSPAVKLSTGKGSSKKKATPEADAEPGGMYNIDCSEEGPPVASPSDDTGNDGDDSSEKKSALEKDKAKKSSSSKSEKLPLKTKSARPIVPAMPAQIYSFPTAAFTASGPGPAPSLATTVVQAMSKSPPLKAIQPKPTVMGEPSTVNPALTPLKEKKKKEKKRKDAKEAASPKPLGKGGKPEDGKSPFRDSAADPAPKGEGLLNGSSESHESRLASIKAEADKIYSFTDNAPSPSIGTASRLEGTGLVTPIIPLHVVTQNGADSSSVKTNSPAYSDISDAGEDGEGKGEGAKVKTSSPDQMAKESAKKALFSSSSSSSSSSSSSSRTQPPLNKETHSPYYQGYDAYYSPNYAHSSPGGTSSGSGAVSHSVKIKKEIDEEGVEVRVKVESADEKKIEMGSSGHHPSVIQQRPQMYMQPLYYGQYAYMPQYGYSEQGYHSHVMSTNPAYRQQYEKLCEEQHKQRQEQNRGKHTNDADKKQEHGIKEREREEWKQKSPVSATLSKAPSLTDLAKPVANKPKDSTDSMKYAIMAKADDPSKLQSQQAEGLKMKLTEGSHLGRDLCEAKPGLESSKHSGMDPTLWYRQITEIEPDPSSFTQYCSSLHLVPRQGSDFNSSSLKGFSRCQLIHSWREEPESRLWSYVYPNKYSEQQKAEEERWKEAERDRKFKEESSSRLRSKEVAVKEESKDNMCLESRSTSLEECRSVGKDSRSGLHIPVSSSMVQHPSYMPYVHGYPYGKPYETPHPGFRGVTPMMMQNYPGSYLSSGFSFSPYANKVPGHEDGDRARGSPGVGSKSSSESMALDILQQHASQYKSRSPTTSEKPSHERERGEREIDKERPRSSPSQRQITSHHHLGMGYPLLPGQYDLPYATGLSSPAIVASQQAAAQASVSTLFPPARR
- the LOC121272004 gene encoding zinc finger protein 609-like isoform X1, whose translation is MSLSSSSSAGKGVDSNAVDAYDSGDEWDIGVGNLIIDLDADLEKDQQKMEMSGSKDGSIPVPSAVAALPENIKFVTPVQAPQAKESKSKAKRSKNAKDGGKSVSAASLYTVGESGNGKKDLQGRSGDLTNPSGLGSSNSTSKGSEKGPKTVRNGAGSKKEKEGGSSKSKKDKSESSGGVQPPPGNDPNAAQQLGLGSGSKGSSFECAQGTSCPDGTAGQVLDLGNAPVDSNTISNLLGIKNESEEVESECRPLKKIKTEKQMDSPASTPAPPPLHLLPPVNSGVASPVEQIMVRTRSIAVNTCDVGLATEPECLGPCEPGTSVNLEGIVWQETEDGVLVVNVTWRNKTYVGTLLDCTRHDWAPPRFCESPTSDLEMRGNNRGRGKRARPNTNTPVIEASTVPDSKVVNKTRACASSKGRRGSQNSSDRRTPTNTVEDIKASPSAGSKRKNKPAPDLDLTSSSEDSKGGKRMRSNSRGTATPTPVMGLKAEPPAPEHNCPSPVLIDCPHPNCNKKYKHINGLRYHQAHAHTDSDGKLEGDIDSEEKNSDGEDCAQHPLLSQDSSSCNGSSSSHTFCQAKGSMSPARSVTPKGRREGSMEAHSPSPAVKLSTGKGSSKKKATPEADAEPGGMYNIDCSEEGPPVASPSDDTGNDGDDSSEKKSALEKDKAKKSSSSKSEKLPLKTKSARPIVPAMPAQIYSFPTAAFTASGPGPAPSLATTVVQAMSKSPPLKAIQPKPTVMGEPSTVNPALTPLKEKKKKEKKRKDAKEAASPKPLGKGGKPEDGKSPFRDSAADPAPKGEGLLNGSSESHESRLASIKAEADKIYSFTDNAPSPSIGTASRLEGTGLVTPIIPLHVVTQNGADSSSVKTNSPAYSDISDAGEDGEGKGEGAKVKTSSPDQMAKESAKKALFSSSSSSSSSSSSSSRTQPPLNKETHSPYYQGYDAYYSPNYAHSSPGGTSSGSGAVSHSVKIKKEIDEEGVEVRVKVESADEKKIEMGSSGHHPSVIQQRPQMYMQPLYYGQYAYMPQYGYSEQGYHSHVMSTNPAYRQQYEKLCEEQHKQRQEQNRGKHTNDADKKQEHGIKEREREEWKQKSPVSATLSKAPSLTDLAKPVANKPKDSTDSMKYAIMAKADDPSKLQSQQAEGLKMKLTEGSHLGRDLCEAKPGLESSKHSGMDPTLWYRQQITEIEPDPSSFTQYCSSLHLVPRQGSDFNSSSLKGFSRCQLIHSWREEPESRLWSYVYPNKYSEQQKAEEERWKEAERDRKFKEESSSRLRSKEVAVKEESKDNMCLESRSTSLEECRSVGKDSRSGLHIPVSSSMVQHPSYMPYVHGYPYGKPYETPHPGFRGVTPMMMQNYPGSYLSSGFSFSPYANKVPGHEDGDRARGSPGVGSKSSSESMALDILQQHASQYKSRSPTTSEKPSHERERGEREIDKERPRSSPSQRQITSHHHLGMGYPLLPGQYDLPYATGLSSPAIVASQQAAAQASVSTLFPPARR